AATATACCGACATTTGATTTATGAACTGCCAGCAGCGTCGCTCGTGATTTCAATCCAGCGATTTAGGAGGGGTGCTGATGTCTGATCTTCTCGGCCGTCATCCCCGGGACTAGCGTCCCGCAGTCCTTGCATTTCCAGTCCGGGGTCGGGATGCCGAATTCCTTCTCGAGGTCCTGCTTGAACTCGATGTGTGCGCCACACGGACATTGGTAGGTCGTGCGGGTCATGAACGAACCAACCCGCCGGGGAGCGATAAACGGTTCGCCGGAGTTCACCGGTCGCGGATCGGAGCGGTCGCTCGAGACGGGCTCGACGCGCAACGGAATCGGACCGGATGCCGTCGACTCGCTCCCGATTCGTTCGTATACCGGCGGCAGGAGAATCCCATCGAACGATCTCGTCTGCAATCACGGACATCAGTGGTCCATTCCCGGGCTAACGTTCCTGCGTTTGGCCACCTCGAACCCGGGGGTTGTCTGTTCACAAGTTCCCTCTCGGCTCGCTTCGGACCCACTGCCCGCTATTTCAGCGTTCGGCGTTGGAACGTCCTTGAGCGACCGGGGCTCAGGTCGCGAGGCGAGTCGGCTCGAGACGGAAGCGACACGGAGGGAAACACCCAACGCTCTGCGTAAACGCCGATATCAAGATCCCAGCAGTCATCTATCGAGATACGAGATGCCCGAGACACACCGCATTCCGGTCGCGAACGCGACGACGGACGCCGCTCCGGACGTCGCCGCCGTCCATCATGAGGTCGACTCTGACGACTGGCTCGTTTTCTGTCACGGCCTTCGAAGCGACAAATCCGGCAGTTACGAGTACCGGTGTCAGCAGGCCCGCGAGGCGGGCTACAATGCCGTCCGATTCGACGCCAGGGGCTGTGGCGAGTCCGACGGCGAGTTCGTCGACTCGACACTCGCAACACGACTCACCGACCTCAGCCACGTCGTCGATTACTTCGATCCGGGCTCCTACGCGCTGTTCGGCTCGAGTTTCGGCGGGAAAGTCGCCTTCCACGCCGCGGCCGAGGACGAGCGGGTTGAGGCGGTCGCCACGCGTGCACCCGTGACGACCAACGGGACGTTCGACGAGTACCGGAGCGCCGTCGAGCGCGAGGGGGAGTGGACGTTCGATACCGGCGAGCGAATCGATGAGCGGTTTTTCGACGCTCTCGATCGGTATCCGTTCGACGATGTCGTCGGGTCGATCGAGATTCCGGTCGCGATGTTCCACGGCGGCAGCGACGATGTCGTCGATCCGGGCGATAGCTTCGCCGCTGCCCAGCGACTCGAGTCCGACGTGCTGGTAGAGCGATTTGCGGGCGAAGGCCACCGGTTTTCGACGGCCGGCGAAGAGCGGTTGCTCGAGCGACTGTTCGATTGGCTCGAGTGGCTAACCGATCGAAACGGTGAGGTATGAATCATATACCGATATATCGAACCTGTCTCGGTTTGAGCGCTCTCCACGATCAAGTAGCCATTAGAGTACGGTGTTGTCCTAGATGGAGTTTGTAATTGGAAGTGA
This genomic stretch from Natrinema sp. SYSU A 869 harbors:
- a CDS encoding alpha/beta hydrolase, with the protein product MPETHRIPVANATTDAAPDVAAVHHEVDSDDWLVFCHGLRSDKSGSYEYRCQQAREAGYNAVRFDARGCGESDGEFVDSTLATRLTDLSHVVDYFDPGSYALFGSSFGGKVAFHAAAEDERVEAVATRAPVTTNGTFDEYRSAVEREGEWTFDTGERIDERFFDALDRYPFDDVVGSIEIPVAMFHGGSDDVVDPGDSFAAAQRLESDVLVERFAGEGHRFSTAGEERLLERLFDWLEWLTDRNGEV